The following are encoded together in the Thunnus maccoyii chromosome 18, fThuMac1.1, whole genome shotgun sequence genome:
- the zgc:103625 gene encoding methyltransferase-like 26 B — protein MLLSPQAERNWEDLCSVLEDVLEDQSHRQLFALELGSGTGQHVIRFAQKMPFVTWQPSDIKEESRDSIKAYIAAINAKTVLQPVHLDASEPWEKWAGLPRSSCDVIIAINLLQYSSFKTAQGVFNGAGQILRPNGVLITYGVYAINGTITPSCNELLDAELREINPEWGLPDIDVLRQLAYGNGMRMERMIEMEEYYKCLIFRKL, from the exons ATGTTGCTGTCACCTCAGGCAGAGAGGAACTGGGAGGATCTGTGTTCAGTACTCGAAGATGTGCTGGAAGACCAGTCCCACAGGCAGCTGTTCGCCTTAGAACTGGGCTCTGGAACCGGGCAGCATGTCATACGCTTTGCCCAGAAGATGCCCTTTGTCACCTGGCAGCCATCAGACATCAAAGAGGAGTCTCGGGACAG TATTAAGGCATACATTGCTGCAATCAATGCAAAGACTGTGCTGCAACCTGTTCACCTGGATGCCAGTGAACCGTGGGAGAAATGGGCAGGCCTTCCTCGCAGCTCCTGTGATGTTATTATTGCCATTAACTTACTGCAGTACAGCTCCTTTAAAACAGCACAG GGTGTTTTCAATGGAGCAGGTCAGATCCTCAGACCAAACGGCGTTTTGATAACATATGGG GTGTATGCTATTAACGGCACCATTACACCAAGCTGCAATGAACTGCTGGATGCAGAACTTCGGGAAAT AAATCCAGAGTGGGGCCTTCCAGACATCGATGTGCTCAGACAGCTGGCCTATGGGAACGGGATGCGTATGGAGAGGATG ATTGAGATGGAAGAATACTACAAATGCCTCATCTTCAGAAAACTTTAA
- the mrpl12 gene encoding 39S ribosomal protein L12, mitochondrial: protein MYCTRRCLRTALRAAASIHRQQLQQQTPALCALRLLRTSPATHSDAIATPPLDGAPKQYSPKIQQLVNDIASLTLLEVSDLNELLKKTLNIQDVGMMPMGAMAASALPGAQAAEEEEAPVKKEKTHFTVKLTELKAAEKVKLIKEVKNCIQGLNLVQAKKLVESLPQEIRANVSKEEAEKLKAALEAAGGTVVLE, encoded by the exons ATGTACTGCACCAGACGATGCCTCCGGACCGCGCTGCGGGCTGCAGCGAGCATTCACCG GCAACAGCTTCAGCAGCAGACGCCAGCCCTGTGTGCTCTCAGGCTTCTAAGGACCAGTCCAGCCACCCACTCAGATGCCATCGCCACCCCTCCATTAGACGGAGCACCCAAACAGTATTCCCCTAAAATCCAACAGCTCGTCAATGACATAGCCAGCCTCACCTTGTTAGAGGTGTCGGACCTCAATGAGCTCCTCAAG AAAACTCTGAACATTCAGGATGTTGGAATGATGCCAATGGGGGCGATGGCTGCATCAGCTCTACCTGGGGCTCAG gctgcagaagaagaggaggcacCAGTCAAGAAAGAGAAGACTCACTTCACAGTAAAATTGACAGAACTAAAAGCAGCTGAAAAAGTAAAACTTATAAAGGAAGTGAAGAACTGCATCCAAGGCTTGAATCTAGTGCAG GCTAAAAAACTAGTGGAGTCTCTTCCCCAGGAAATCCGGGCCAACGTATCCAaagaagaggcagagaaacTGAAGGCAGCCCTGGAGGCAGCAGGTGGCACTGTGGTGTTAGAGTAG
- the slc25a10a gene encoding mitochondrial dicarboxylate carrier translates to MVWKTVPQVWCSREGGSIPHGVELSKGGMEDQAASRSEGADGDALESKPKSLLKCDVRKRGYTAILCQPLDVVKMRQMSSKVEHGGVFHCLTETAKLGLTAFYKACVPAAIHLIPHTIFTFMFLQQLRQHFGAVVVTWESVSQESDSLR, encoded by the exons ATGGTTTGGAAGACAGTTCCACaagtgtggtgcagcagagagggaggCTCAAtcccccatggtgtggagcttAGTAAAGGGGGCATGGAGGACCAAGCTGCtagcagatctgagggtgcagATGGAG ATGCACTGGAGAGCAAGCCGAAGAGCCTGTTGAAGTGTGATGTCAGAAAAAG AGGCT ACACCGCAATCCTGTGTCAACCACTTGATGTTGttaaaatgagacaaatgaGCTCAAAAGTGGAACACGGG GGTGTGTTTCACTGTCTAACAGAAACTGCAAAGTTGGGTCTGACGGCATTCTACAAG GCTTGTGTTCCTGCAGCTATTCATCTCATCCCACACACAATCTTCACCTTTATGTTCCTCCAACAACTGAGGCAGCATTTTGGTGCAGTGGTTGTCACCTGGGAGAGTGTATCACAGGAAAGTGACTCTCTAAGATAG